CTCGCTCTCCGAAGGGGAGAGCAATTTGAAAATCGAACTTTCCTCGCCGACGTGCCGCGTCAGGGCGCGGTGCAATTCGGAATCGTCGCCGGTCAATTTCCGCGCGAGCAGCGATTCCAGCTCGCCGTCCTTTTTCAGCAACCGGTCGACGCGCTCGTGGAAGCGGCCGTTTTGCGGGTCGAAGTATTCCTTGAGCGTCGACGAAAGCGACGATTTCAGATCGTTCTGGTGCGCCGTGAGCGCCAACTGGACCTGGTTCAGCAGTCCCGTCCCTTCGCGGCGGAGGGTGTCGGCGTCGATTTGTCCGCGCGCTTGCCGCAGCGCAAGCACGCCCAGGCGGAGCGCCGCTAAGGCGAAATCGTGGCGTTCGCGGCCATGCCGGCGCGACGTCAATTCCGTGAGCACTTCGGGATCGGTGACCTGGAGGATTAACTCCAGCGAGTCATCGAGTCCCTCGGGCGCCACCAGCTGCAAGCGATCAATCGTCGTACCACTCATGGTTTCCTCCCCATTCCGGGTAGCCTCATCGCCGTCGCTTCGTATTTTTGCGCGGCGGGGCGTTGTGTGCAAGTGTTCAGTCACCGCGCGAAGCGTGCCAGCGTTGCTAGCGTCCTGCCGGGCGGAATTGAAAGTCCTACGCAAGCATCGGAGAAGATTTTCCCTTCATAACTGCGTGCTGACGCTCGTCGCTCCGGCGCAACTTGTGTTTGTGGTGAAGGTTACGCACGAAATGAGGGCCACGGCAGTGTGCTCGGCACGCCATCTGCATTTAGGGCGACCGTCGGCACATTCAATTGCCGGCGTATGGACCACCAAGGGGAGTCGCATCATGGATCGACGCGAAACGGCACTTTGTCTCCGCGAGGTTTTGGACCATCTCAACCGCTGCTGCGATCAGTGGCACACGGCGGATTCCCGCACGGAACAATGGGCGTTGCAGTCGATCGAGCGCGATCTCGCGGAATTGCAGCGAGTCTGCCGCATGGCTCGGCGGCAGAGCATTGAGGCGCTCGCCCAGGGCGCCAATTCCACCGCTTCCGCGCGGGCGGCGTAGTTCGCCTGGATTCTTTTCTTGCGTCTCTCGCGCAAACTGCGCTGGCTCGCCATTTTGGGCTGAGCGTCATCAGCAAACTCCACGGCAAGAATGGGGGTTTGACTGGAGAAGCTGCGGCGATCTTTCCGATAAGTCCGATTGTTCCGACGGCGCAGACCTTGCCGTCGGGGCGCGATGCGCCTCAAGACACTCCGATTAGGAGCGGACGATGACCTGGCGGAATAGATTTGCCGGAATTTTGTTTCTCGCGGCGGCCTCGGCTCCCTACGCTGCGGGGCAAGCCCCGCCGTCGAGGCCCGCGGCGCGTGTCGCCGAGGAACCGCTGTTGCACGCCTACAGCTTTCCGGCGCCACAGCTCGAACGCGCTTACGCGGATCTCGCGAAGGAATTCGGGCGCGAGCGCAACGCGAAGTTCGCGATCGATCGGCGCACGATGCAGGTGTTGGTCGTCGCGCCGCCCAGCGTGCATGCGAAGATCGTCGCCTGGCTGAATCCAGAGCCGCCGGCCGAAACGCGGCCCGTCGCGCCAAGCGCTCCGGCGTTGACGCCCCTTGCGCAGAATCAGCAGCCGATTCGCTTGGAAGCCAAGCTCTGGCCGGCGCTGGCTGCGTCGCTCGAACAAATCTGGCACAAATCATTAAGCAAGCCGACGAGCCGGATCGGCGAGATCTCGCGCTACAAAGTGCAACTCGATCGCGGCGGCGAGGTCGAACTCGAATTCGATCCGCGGCAGGGCACGTTGATCGTGAACGGCCAGGAGCCATATGTCTCGCAGGCCTCGCGGTTGATTGAAGCGTTGCTCGCGGCCCCGAGCCCGGACGGCAACCGCACCAAGGTGGTGCCGGTCGTCAAAGCGCCGCCCGAGAAACTGCGAATGGCGCTCACTGCCTACCAAACCGGCGCCGCTCCGGCCGACGCCGGCACGACCGCGGTGCGCCGCGCTCCGCGGACTGATGAGTTGCAAGGCACACAACTGACGCAATTGTTCCAACAGCCCGCGGAAGGCGAGGAAGACGAGGAAGGCGACCAACAGTTGGATGAAAACGGGCAGCCCATCGAAGAGGGGCAGCCGGGCGACCAACCGGAAATGCAGCCGCCGGGAGACGAAACGCCGCCGACGGCGGAAGATTTGGCGGCGCTGCTGGGGCAGGTGCGCATCGAATACATCGAAGGGATGGACGCGATCATCATCACCGGCCGTCAGGCCGACGTGGAAAAGGTGCAGCGGATCATCGACGAGATCGAACAGATTGCCGCGCAAACGGTGCCGGTGATTGAGATTTATCCGCTGGAAAATGCCAACAGCGAAGCGGTGGCCACGATGGTCACCACGCTGTACGACACGATGCTCCAACCGCGCCAAGGGCGAGTGAGCATCACGCCGCTCGTGAAGCCGAATTCCTTATTGTTGATCGGACGGCGTGAGAGCGTCGACAGTGCGTTGGAGCTCATCAAGCGGCTCGATCAGCCGGTCGATCCGCAAAAGCAATTCGAGATATTCCGCCTGCGCCATGCCTCGGCGACCGAAGTGCAAACGCTGATCACGCAGTTCTATCAGCAGCGCGGTCAGGCCGGACAAGGGGGCCAAGGCGGCGCCGGGCAGGAAGTACCGGGCCTGTCTCCCCGCGTGATCGCGACGGCTGACTATCGTACGAACTCTTTGATTGTGCAGGCGGCCCCGCGTGACTTGGCGGAAGTTGGCGCGCTCATTCAAAGGATGGATGATCCCACGAGCGCCGCGGAAAACGAGCTGCGCGTCGTACCGTTGCAAAACACAATGGCCGAGGAAATGCAGCAAGTGCTGCAAAACGCGCTGACGGCCACGACGTCCGCCTTGTGCGGACGGGGCGGTCAAGGCGGTGGACAGGGCTTCGACGGCGGCGGCGGGCAACAGTCGATCGTACCGTCGCAGGGCGGCGGTGCGACCGGGTCACGCGCTCAGCAGATGAAGTCCACCGCGCTTCGCTTCATGGCGATCGACAGCGAAGGCCGCCGGCAATTGCAATCCGGCGTGCTGTCCGATGTGCGGATTACGGCGGAGCCACGCTCGAACTCATTGCTGGTTTCCGCACCCGCGGCCAGCATGGAACTGCTCGAAGCATTGATCAAACAGCTCGATCAACCGCCGGCCGCCGCCGCGCAGGTCAAGGTATTCACAATCATTCGCGGCGACGCCTCGGCGCTCGCCGAATTGTTGCAAGGTCTCTTCGGTCAAGCCGCCGCGGGCGGACAGGGCCGCGGCGGTCAGCAGCAGCAAGCGCGGCTGGTCGTCGGCACGGGCGAAGGGGGCGGCGTGTTGCCGGTCCGCTTCTCGATCGACACCCGCACTAACAGCATCATCGCGGCTGGCAGCGAGGGGGACCTCCGCGTGGTCGAAGCGATCCTGCTGCGGCTCGACGAAAGCGATTTACAACAGCGCGAAACGCAAGTCTACCGGTTGCGCAACGCGCCGGCGGACGCGATCGCGGAATCGGTCAACGAATTCCTCCGCACAGAGCGCGAGACGCAGCAATTGGTGGCCGGGGCTTCCACGGCCTTCGAGCAAATCGAACGGGAAGTCGTCGTCGTGCCGGAATTGGTGAGCAACTCGCTGATCGTCAGCGCCACGCCGCGTTACTTCCCGGAGATTCAGAAGCTCGTCACGCAGCTCGACGCGCGGCCGCCGATGGTGATGATCCAAGTGCTGATCGCCGAAGTCGCGCTCAACAACACGGATGAGTTCGGCGTGGAGTTGGGCTTGCAGGACTCACTGCTCTTTGATCGCAGCTTCCTGGATAACATTACCAACATCCAGCAAACGTCGCAGACCTCGACGCCGGCCGGCGTGGTTACGAACACCACGACGCAACTTCAAACTGCGACGTTGTCGCCTGGCTTTGCGTTCAATAATCAATCGTTGGGCAACGCGGTGAGCACGAGCGCCTTGCGAAACAGCGGCCAGGTGGCCGGCCAGGCGTTGTCGAACTTCTCGGTGAACCGCACCAACAACGACCTCGGCTTCGGCGGCCTCGTGTTGAGCGCTTCGAGCGAGAGCGTCAGCATCTTGATTCGCGCCTTGCAGGAATCGCGCCGCTTGGACGTGTTGAGCCGGCCGCAGATTATGACGCTCGATAATCAACCTGCTTACGTGCAGGTCGGCGAACGCGTCCCGACGATCACGGGCACGCAGCTCAACGAAACCGGGCAGATCAACAACGTGCAGTTGGAAGACGTCGGTCTGATTCTCGGCGTGACGCCTCGCACCAGCCCGGACAACCTGGTGGTGATGGAAGTCGACGCCCAAAAGTCAGCGCTCGGGCCGGAAGCCGAAGGCATCCCGGTCTCGATCTCCGCCACCGGCGAAGTCGTCCGCCAGCCGCGCATCGAGATCACGCAAGCTCAAACGACGGTCAGCGCTCATTCTGGGCAGACGATCGTGATCGGCGGTTTGCTCACGAATCGCCGTTCCCAGGTGCATCGCCGCGTGCCGTTGCTGGCGAGCATTCCGGTCCTCGGAAATTTGTTCCGGTACGACAGCGTCTCCAACGAAAAGACGGAGCTGCTGATTATTCTGACGCCGCACGTGGTCCGCACCAAGGAAGAAGCGGAAACGCTCAAGCAAGTGGAAGCCGGCCGGATGAACTGGTGCCTGGCCGACGTTCGCAAGATTCACGGCTACGGCGGCATGCGTGGCCGCGGCGACGATTGGGAAGAGGGCGAAGTGATGACGATCTATCCGGATCAAAACCTGGACGGCACGCCGACTCTCGGCCCGAACGGCACGCCCATGCAGGCGCCGTTTGGCGAACCGACGCTCGCGCCGGTGATTGACCCGACACAGAACGGCCAGGCGCCCATGCTCGGCCCGCCCAGCGGCGGCGTGCCCCCCGGGGTGCAGCCGCAAGCGAATCAACTCCAACTGCGCCCGCACCCGGATCCCCAAGTACAACGCACGTCCGCGCCTCCGGCGCAACGGCCGCCGCAGCAACAAGTCCAACCGGTCAATTACCAGGCCCCGCAGGGACAGCGGTAGTGCAACAGCGGTGAATGACGAATTTCGAAATCCGAATGTCGAATCAAATCCGAATGACGAATGACTGAATGTCGTCGGGCAGATGGTTTGTTCGCCGTTCAAACATTCGTCATTCGAGCTTCGACATTCATTCGATATTCATTCGACATTCGGATTTAGAAATTCGTCATTCAGCTCTGCGACTCTGCGGTTCAAAACAGAATTGCACCTCCTACTCGCCGGAACTTACCATGCAGCGCCGCTATTCTTTGTTCGCGATCATGCTTGCCACGCTCGTGGGTTGCGCGGACTTTGATCTGAAGAAGAACATCCCCTGGGGCGCCGGCGAGGACGGCCAACTTGAGCGGCCGATGAAGCTCGTGGCCAATTGGTCGGAAACCGTGATGACCAGCGGGGCCAGTCAGCCCATTCGCGGCTTCGGCGGGCGATTGGTCTACTATGCGAACGAAGGGGGCAAGCCGGTCAAGGTCGCCGGTACGTTGACGGTTTATGCCTTCAACGAAACCGACGGATTCAAGGACAACGTCGTGCCCGAGCGCAAGTTCGTGTTCACGGAAGAGCAATTCGCCGCGCACTATACCGACAAGGGCATCCTCAAACATTCCTACAACTTCTGGCTGCCGTTCGACGAGCTTGGCGGCGAGCAGAAGCAAGTCTCGCTTCTCTGCCGTTTTGTCTCCGCGCAAGGAGACGTGGTACTGAGCGAGCAGACGCGGCACGTGTTGCCTGGCAAGCCGCCGATGAATCCCACGGTTCCGGAAACTTTGGCGGTCGATCATCCGGCACTGCCGACGCGGACGCCGCCTGTCACCCAGGGCGTGCAACAGGTCGGCTACTTCGATCCGATGCCGCCCACGACGGAATCACGTGCGCGGATGAACACGACGACGATCGACTTGGGAAGCGACATGCCAGGCGGTGCGCACGGCATCGGCTTAGGAGGCCTCACCCAGTCAGGCGCCTCGGAAGCAACGAGCTTGGGATCGCCCACGCAGAGCACGGGCTCAGCACAATTCAGGCAAACCGGCGTTACTGCGGCGCGGTTGCCGGCTCTACCGTCGGGAGAGACTCGGCGACTGTCAACTCGTTCTGTACCTGAGAGATCCCGGGCTCCAAGAGCGTCAACGTCTCCGCCAGAGCGCGGTCGTGGTCTGTGGCAACGACCCCGCGGAGGATGGCCGTCCGCTCCCGGAGCTCAACGTTCAACGGGCCCCGCGACTGCAGGCGGTTCAAGCCCTTCAACGTGATTCCGCCCGAGGCATTGACCACCGGAAGTTGAATTCTTGGCGCGGCATACCGGAATGACACGACCAAGCGATGCGGAATTGTCGTGGAACCGGATTGGTCCTGGCCTTGGTTGTTGAAATCGTTGCCGCGATTGTTATTCGCGCGCAGTCCGGAATCACCGCCGCTACCCGCGCCGGCGCGGCCGCCGGTCAGGGCGGAAAAAAACTGGCTGACTTCGGTGGCATCCGAACCGACGAAATTGCCGGACTGCCGGTTGCCGCGCATGTAGCGCTCGCTGCCGGTGGTGGTGCCGCCGCTACCGAGTTGAAACTCGCCGTTCTGACCCATCGCGGCGCCGGCGCCGGATTGCCCTCGTCCACCAGCGGCGCCGCCAGAGCGCGACGCACTGCCGCTAAACATGGAAGGGCTGGAGGCCGACGTGCGCGAGCCCGAATTTGATGCCCGGCTGTCCGCTTGGGCGGCCGCGTTACGCGTAACCAGCACCACGCTCAAGAACGCCGAAACCAAGGCCAGAACCGTCTTCATGGCAAACTCCGCGCAAGACCAGACCATTCGCCTGTGGTGATTCTACCACATTCAACCCCGCGGGGTCGTCGTTTGTTTCTGCTGAGCGCGGAAGTCGTTGCGTCAGAATGACTTGAGAGCAACGAATCAAAGCGACGATGGGCCTAGGCCACGACTGTTTCCGCGTGGGCAAGGGCGGATGGTTCGGGTTGTACGAGCGCCGTTTCTTCGCCGTCGTGTTGGCAGACCGTGTTGCGGCCGTTCTGTTTGGCGGCTTGCAGAGCTTGGTCGGCGTGTCCCAAGAGGACTTGCGTGTTCTGCCCGTCCTCGGCGGCGGCCACGCCAACGCTCACGGTCAGCTTGATGCGTTCTTGAATCAAGCGCCGCAGCCGTTCCGCATTCCGGCTGGCGCCGTCCAATGGCGTTTGGGGCATCACCACGGCGAACTCCTCGCCGCCGTAACGGGCCACGAAGTCAGTCTCGCGGAGGCTATCGGCCAGCAACCGCGCGAGCGACTGCAGCACACGATCGCCGCGGGCGTGCCCTTCTTCTTCGTTCACCTTGCGGAAGCCGTCCACGTCGATGAGCGCGACCGAGAACGGCAATTCATATCGGCTGCGCATCGTGAAGAGATTGCCGAGCATTTCTTCCAGCGCGCGGCGATTGTTGACGCCGGTCAGCGGATCCGTCCGCATCTCCGTCAGCGTCATCAAGTGATTTCCCTGCTGACGGATCTCGTCGTAGGCCCGCGCGATTTGCTGTGCGAGTTCCAGCGTGGGGCCGAGAATGTCTTCCGCTTCGCGGCAGACATCGTGCCAGCCTTCGTTCGCGTTGTTGCCGCCCATCTGTCTTACGCGGTCTTTGAAATTCG
The window above is part of the Planctomycetia bacterium genome. Proteins encoded here:
- a CDS encoding secretin N-terminal domain-containing protein, whose amino-acid sequence is MTWRNRFAGILFLAAASAPYAAGQAPPSRPAARVAEEPLLHAYSFPAPQLERAYADLAKEFGRERNAKFAIDRRTMQVLVVAPPSVHAKIVAWLNPEPPAETRPVAPSAPALTPLAQNQQPIRLEAKLWPALAASLEQIWHKSLSKPTSRIGEISRYKVQLDRGGEVELEFDPRQGTLIVNGQEPYVSQASRLIEALLAAPSPDGNRTKVVPVVKAPPEKLRMALTAYQTGAAPADAGTTAVRRAPRTDELQGTQLTQLFQQPAEGEEDEEGDQQLDENGQPIEEGQPGDQPEMQPPGDETPPTAEDLAALLGQVRIEYIEGMDAIIITGRQADVEKVQRIIDEIEQIAAQTVPVIEIYPLENANSEAVATMVTTLYDTMLQPRQGRVSITPLVKPNSLLLIGRRESVDSALELIKRLDQPVDPQKQFEIFRLRHASATEVQTLITQFYQQRGQAGQGGQGGAGQEVPGLSPRVIATADYRTNSLIVQAAPRDLAEVGALIQRMDDPTSAAENELRVVPLQNTMAEEMQQVLQNALTATTSALCGRGGQGGGQGFDGGGGQQSIVPSQGGGATGSRAQQMKSTALRFMAIDSEGRRQLQSGVLSDVRITAEPRSNSLLVSAPAASMELLEALIKQLDQPPAAAAQVKVFTIIRGDASALAELLQGLFGQAAAGGQGRGGQQQQARLVVGTGEGGGVLPVRFSIDTRTNSIIAAGSEGDLRVVEAILLRLDESDLQQRETQVYRLRNAPADAIAESVNEFLRTERETQQLVAGASTAFEQIEREVVVVPELVSNSLIVSATPRYFPEIQKLVTQLDARPPMVMIQVLIAEVALNNTDEFGVELGLQDSLLFDRSFLDNITNIQQTSQTSTPAGVVTNTTTQLQTATLSPGFAFNNQSLGNAVSTSALRNSGQVAGQALSNFSVNRTNNDLGFGGLVLSASSESVSILIRALQESRRLDVLSRPQIMTLDNQPAYVQVGERVPTITGTQLNETGQINNVQLEDVGLILGVTPRTSPDNLVVMEVDAQKSALGPEAEGIPVSISATGEVVRQPRIEITQAQTTVSAHSGQTIVIGGLLTNRRSQVHRRVPLLASIPVLGNLFRYDSVSNEKTELLIILTPHVVRTKEEAETLKQVEAGRMNWCLADVRKIHGYGGMRGRGDDWEEGEVMTIYPDQNLDGTPTLGPNGTPMQAPFGEPTLAPVIDPTQNGQAPMLGPPSGGVPPGVQPQANQLQLRPHPDPQVQRTSAPPAQRPPQQQVQPVNYQAPQGQR
- a CDS encoding GGDEF domain-containing protein; this encodes MTFELLANLSLWDVQVPTSLALAAVAVMGYMVGRWRNASPQNIVAIESRREVKRAQLVAKELEQIAEQVRVNLAKHHASVANFKDRVRQMGGNNANEGWHDVCREAEDILGPTLELAQQIARAYDEIRQQGNHLMTLTEMRTDPLTGVNNRRALEEMLGNLFTMRSRYELPFSVALIDVDGFRKVNEEEGHARGDRVLQSLARLLADSLRETDFVARYGGEEFAVVMPQTPLDGASRNAERLRRLIQERIKLTVSVGVAAAEDGQNTQVLLGHADQALQAAKQNGRNTVCQHDGEETALVQPEPSALAHAETVVA